A genomic region of Exiguobacterium oxidotolerans JCM 12280 contains the following coding sequences:
- a CDS encoding alpha/beta hydrolase, which translates to MEDQATGIIVLVYPLQLRATPSDALIRVLEKDYEVLRVDAPRRISLEEHQQLLKDALREAGKRKLPIHIIACSLGALVVNRLLQEYELPIASLSYISPLFDWHNSKQLGGVKQVFASAFDRFRPDAPLGMLPFGQNSEDTARLGELTYAQYREIEEEIVLHDEERKKLPRVNLACFYAPDDQFADVKYTLEICRKMGGDQIYLQRLHGFPHFSFERLNTRFAEKLLLFLKMVEE; encoded by the coding sequence GTGGAAGATCAAGCAACAGGAATTATCGTACTTGTCTATCCCCTTCAACTGCGAGCGACGCCGAGCGATGCGTTAATTCGAGTCCTTGAAAAGGATTATGAAGTGTTACGTGTAGATGCACCGCGTCGGATATCGCTTGAGGAACATCAACAACTACTGAAGGATGCTTTACGAGAAGCCGGAAAACGAAAGTTACCGATTCATATCATCGCCTGCAGCTTGGGCGCACTCGTCGTCAACCGGCTACTGCAGGAATATGAATTGCCGATTGCAAGTTTGTCGTATATTTCACCGCTATTTGATTGGCATAATTCAAAACAACTCGGTGGCGTCAAACAAGTATTTGCAAGTGCATTCGATCGTTTTCGACCGGATGCGCCACTTGGAATGCTGCCATTTGGTCAAAACAGTGAAGATACGGCACGTCTCGGCGAGTTGACATATGCACAGTACCGGGAAATTGAAGAAGAAATCGTCTTACATGATGAAGAGCGAAAGAAGTTACCGCGAGTCAACCTCGCTTGTTTTTATGCGCCAGACGATCAATTCGCAGACGTAAAATATACGTTAGAGATTTGCCGGAAAATGGGTGGCGATCAAATCTACCTTCAACGGCTCCATGGATTTCCGCATTTCAGCTTTGAACGTCTCAATACGCGGTTCGCTGAAAAATTATTGCTGTTTTTGAA
- a CDS encoding GNAT family N-acetyltransferase, with translation MEIREAIPTDAARIHDIAITSWMDTYEEIYSANSKTHFVKEAYPQEEVARAIRTAEEARGEYFNVAIIEEEIVGFIHAIDVEGTWEIVRLYVLPKYQQNGIGRKLIRELEHQGASPIEVYVESRNYKARQFLVSFGFKEESETTEEIFGQVEPVTRLKRIYE, from the coding sequence ATGGAGATACGCGAAGCAATTCCTACTGATGCGGCACGCATTCATGATATTGCCATTACCTCTTGGATGGATACGTACGAAGAAATCTATTCTGCAAATTCGAAAACGCATTTCGTGAAAGAAGCGTACCCGCAAGAAGAAGTCGCAAGGGCGATTCGGACGGCGGAGGAAGCGCGAGGAGAATATTTCAATGTCGCCATTATCGAGGAAGAAATCGTCGGTTTCATCCATGCGATTGATGTGGAAGGCACGTGGGAAATCGTTCGCTTGTACGTACTACCGAAATATCAACAAAATGGGATTGGACGAAAGTTGATTCGTGAACTTGAACACCAAGGTGCTTCCCCGATTGAAGTCTACGTTGAATCAAGAAATTATAAAGCGCGCCAGTTTCTAGTCTCTTTCGGTTTTAAAGAAGAAAGTGAAACGACTGAAGAAATTTTCGGTCAAGTGGAACCTGTGACACGCTTAAAACGTATATATGAATGA
- the metK gene encoding methionine adenosyltransferase, translated as MTNLNRRLFTSESVTEGHPDKICDQISDSILDAILAADPNARVAAETSVTTGLVLVAGEITTSTYVDIPKVVRETIREIGYTRAKYGFDADTCAVLTSIDEQSADIALGVDQALEAREGSMSDEEIDAIGAGDQGLMFGYATKETPELMPLPISLSHKLARRLAEVRKTGQLDYLRPDGKTQVTVEYNENNEPVRVDTIVISTQHAEEVTLEQIQADLKEHVIVPVIPSEYIDAETKFFINPTGRFVIGGPQGDAGLTGRKIIVDTYGGYARHGGGAFSGKDPTKVDRSAAYAARYVAKNLVAAGLADKAEVQLAYAIGVAHPVSIAVDTFGTGKLPEAQLVELVAENFDLRPAGIINMLDLRRPIYRQTAAYGHFGRTDIELPWEQTDKAAILEEQAKRFA; from the coding sequence ATGACAAACCTTAATCGCCGGCTATTTACGTCGGAGTCAGTTACTGAAGGTCACCCGGATAAAATCTGTGACCAAATCTCAGATTCTATCTTAGATGCAATCCTCGCAGCCGATCCGAATGCTCGTGTCGCTGCTGAAACATCTGTCACGACAGGACTCGTCCTCGTCGCAGGTGAAATCACGACATCGACTTATGTCGATATCCCGAAAGTCGTTCGCGAAACAATTCGTGAGATTGGCTATACACGCGCTAAATATGGTTTCGATGCAGACACTTGTGCTGTATTGACTTCAATCGATGAGCAATCAGCAGATATCGCTCTCGGTGTTGACCAAGCGCTTGAAGCACGCGAAGGTAGCATGTCAGATGAAGAAATCGATGCAATCGGTGCAGGGGACCAAGGTCTCATGTTCGGTTATGCAACGAAAGAAACGCCTGAATTGATGCCACTTCCGATTTCACTTTCACACAAACTTGCTCGTCGTCTCGCAGAAGTCCGTAAAACTGGACAACTTGACTACCTCCGTCCGGATGGTAAGACGCAAGTAACTGTAGAATACAATGAGAATAACGAACCGGTTCGTGTCGATACAATCGTCATCTCAACACAACATGCAGAAGAAGTGACGCTTGAGCAAATCCAAGCAGACCTGAAAGAGCATGTCATCGTACCTGTGATTCCATCAGAATACATCGATGCGGAAACAAAGTTCTTCATTAACCCGACAGGTCGCTTCGTCATCGGTGGACCACAAGGTGATGCAGGATTAACTGGACGTAAAATCATCGTTGATACGTATGGTGGCTATGCACGTCATGGCGGCGGCGCATTCTCTGGTAAAGATCCAACAAAAGTTGACCGTTCTGCAGCATATGCAGCACGTTACGTCGCGAAAAACCTCGTAGCTGCTGGTCTTGCAGATAAAGCAGAAGTTCAACTTGCATACGCGATTGGTGTCGCGCACCCAGTATCGATTGCAGTTGATACGTTTGGAACAGGTAAACTTCCAGAGGCACAACTCGTCGAACTCGTTGCTGAAAACTTCGATCTTCGCCCAGCAGGAATCATCAACATGCTTGATCTCCGCCGTCCGATTTATCGTCAGACAGCCGCTTATGGTCATTTCGGTCGTACAGATATCGAATTACCATGGGAGCAAACAGATAAAGCAGCAATTCTTGAAGAACAAGCGAAACGATTCGCTTAA
- the pckA gene encoding phosphoenolpyruvate carboxykinase (ATP) codes for MPMTVLNIEELLKKEHVFKQLSVAELVEHAIHNEEGVLAENGALSVETGKFTGRSPKDKFIVRDQSCESHIDWGHVNQPMEADNFEQLLQKVLRYMNEADQLYYTEAAAGADTHFTLPVRIVTQYAWHNLFAKQLFLREYPTEAAFEPFTVIYAPHFKADPKVDGTNSETFIAMSFEHRIVLIGGTEYAGEIKKSIFSVMNYLLPQRDVLSMHCSANVGHEGDVALFFGLSGTGKTTLSADDSRQLIGDDEHGWSNDGVFNIEGGCYAKTVNLSREKEPQIFDAIRFGTVLENVVLDDARIPDYDDTSKTENTRAAYPITAIDNIAVPSRAGHPKTIVFLTADAYGVLPPISKLTKEQAMYHFLSGYTSKLAGTERGVTEPEATFSTCFGSPFLPLIPEKYATMLGELIDRHGVTVYLVNTGWTGGAYGTGSRMKLSYTRTMVNAAVNGTLADIPTEEHPIFGLHMPLEVPGVPSDLLNPVKVWSDADAYEQQARALATKFKQNFTRFDSATTEIKSAGPRV; via the coding sequence ATGCCGATGACGGTCCTGAATATCGAAGAGCTACTCAAGAAGGAGCATGTGTTCAAACAACTATCTGTTGCTGAGCTAGTCGAACATGCAATTCATAACGAAGAAGGGGTTCTTGCTGAAAATGGCGCTCTGTCTGTAGAAACGGGGAAATTTACAGGTCGTTCACCTAAAGACAAGTTCATTGTTCGCGATCAGTCATGCGAGTCACATATCGATTGGGGTCATGTCAATCAACCGATGGAAGCAGACAACTTCGAGCAACTGTTACAAAAAGTTCTTCGCTACATGAATGAAGCAGATCAGCTCTACTACACAGAAGCTGCTGCTGGTGCAGACACTCATTTTACCCTTCCGGTTCGGATCGTGACACAATATGCTTGGCATAATTTGTTTGCAAAACAACTGTTTTTGCGTGAATATCCGACAGAAGCTGCTTTTGAGCCTTTCACGGTTATTTATGCGCCTCACTTCAAAGCAGATCCGAAAGTCGATGGAACGAATTCCGAAACGTTCATCGCCATGTCATTCGAACATCGGATTGTCTTAATCGGTGGAACGGAATATGCGGGCGAAATCAAAAAATCGATTTTCTCTGTCATGAACTACCTTTTACCTCAACGAGACGTCTTATCGATGCATTGCTCGGCTAACGTCGGACATGAGGGTGACGTCGCCTTATTCTTCGGATTATCCGGTACTGGTAAGACCACACTGTCTGCTGACGACAGTCGTCAATTGATTGGTGACGATGAGCACGGGTGGTCCAACGACGGCGTCTTCAATATCGAAGGGGGCTGTTACGCAAAAACGGTCAACTTATCGCGCGAAAAAGAACCACAAATCTTTGATGCGATTCGTTTTGGCACTGTCCTCGAAAACGTCGTCCTCGATGATGCACGAATTCCTGACTATGATGATACGTCGAAAACGGAAAACACACGGGCTGCTTATCCGATTACAGCAATTGATAATATTGCAGTACCATCACGCGCCGGACATCCGAAAACGATTGTCTTTTTGACGGCTGATGCTTACGGCGTCCTGCCGCCAATCAGTAAGTTGACGAAGGAGCAAGCGATGTATCACTTCTTATCCGGGTATACATCGAAGTTAGCCGGAACAGAGCGTGGTGTAACAGAACCGGAAGCGACATTCTCGACATGCTTCGGTTCACCCTTCTTACCGCTCATTCCTGAAAAATATGCAACGATGCTCGGTGAGCTCATCGACCGACACGGTGTCACGGTTTACCTCGTCAATACAGGCTGGACGGGTGGCGCATATGGGACCGGAAGTCGGATGAAGCTTTCCTATACACGGACGATGGTCAATGCAGCTGTCAACGGCACGCTCGCTGATATCCCGACGGAAGAACATCCGATTTTTGGACTTCATATGCCGCTCGAAGTCCCTGGTGTCCCAAGCGACTTACTCAACCCTGTCAAAGTTTGGTCGGATGCTGATGCGTATGAACAACAAGCACGGGCTTTGGCAACTAAATTCAAACAAAATTTCACACGGTTCGACAGTGCAACTACTGAAATCAAATCAGCAGGGCCACGTGTTTAA